Proteins encoded together in one Triticum dicoccoides isolate Atlit2015 ecotype Zavitan chromosome 7B, WEW_v2.0, whole genome shotgun sequence window:
- the LOC119338459 gene encoding ABC transporter G family member 44 isoform X2, whose translation MDTGEAAFGVASLRLGSSYRERGGDVFSRASSSRAGDDDDEEALMWAALERLPTHARVRKGIVGDDGSRGGGGFVDVAGLGFQERTRLLDRLVRVAEEDHERFLHKLKQRIDRVGIDFPTIEVRYDHLNIEALAHVGNRGLPTFINTTLNSLETLANFLRIIPNKKIPINILHDVNGIIKPKRMTLLLGPPGSGKTTLLLALAGKLGSDLKVSGKVTYNGHGMNEFVAQRSAAYISQHDLHIAEMTVRETLAFSARCQGVGSRYDMLTELSRREKAANIKPDPDLDVYMKAISVGGQDTNIITDYILKILGLDICADTMVGDDMLRGISGGQRKRVTTGEMMVGAERALFMDEISTGLDSSTTYQIVKSLGLITNILSGTTVISLLQPAPETYNLFDDIILLSDGHIVYQGPREHVLEFFESMGFKCPDRKGVADFLQEVTSRKDQPQYWARSNRRYQYVPVKEFARAFQAFHVGQSLSAELSRPFDRSQCHPASLTTSTYGASKTELLRACIEREWLLMKRNMFVYRFRAFQLLVMTVIVMTLFLRTNMHHRTVNDGIVYLGALFFAIVAHMFNGFSELALATIKLPVFFKQRDYLFFPAWAYAIPTWILKIPISCVEVAITVFLGYYVIGFDPDVGRLFKQYLLLLFVNQMAAGLFRFIAALGRTMVVANTLASFALLVLLVLSGFVLSHHDVKKWWIWGYWMSPLQYAMSAIAVNEFLGDKWQRVLQGSNRTLGIDVLKSRGFFTEAKWYWIGVGALVGYVIVFNILFTLALSYLKPLGKSQQILSEDALKEKHANITGETPDGSISAAAGNINSSRRNSAAPEDSGRRGMVLPFAPLAVAFNNMRYSVDMPAEMKAQGVDEDRLLLLKGVSGSFKPGVLTALMGVSGAGKTTLMDVLAGRKTGGYIEGDISISGYPKKQETFARISGYCEQNDIHSPNVTVYESLVYSAWLRLPSDVESETRKMFIEQVMELVELNSLRDALVGLPGVNGLSTEQRKRLTIAVELVANPSIIFMDEPTSGLDARAAAIVMRTVRNTVDTGRTVVCTIHQPSIDIFEAFDELFLMKRGGEEIYVGPLGHQSCDLIQYFEGIERVSKIKPGYNPATWMLEVTSQAQEDILGVSFAEVYKNSDLYQRNQSMIRDISRAPAGSKDLYFPTQYSQSSITQCMACLWKQHLSYWRNPQYTVVRFFFSLVVALMFGTIFWQLGGKRSRTQDLFNAMGSMYAAVLFMGISYSSSVQPVVAVERTVFYRERAAGMYSALPYAFGQVVVELPYVLVQSLAYGVIVYAMIGFQWDVKKFCWYLYFMYFTLLYFTYYGMLAVGLTPSYNIASIVSSFFYGVWNLFSGFVISRPTMPVWWRWYSWVCPVSWTLYGLVASQFGDLMEPLQDSGVPIDAFLKSFFGFQHDFLGVVAVVTAGFAVLFAVAFGLSIKVLNFQRR comes from the exons ATGGACACGGGGGAGGCGGCGTTCGGGGTGGCGAGCCTGCGGCTGGGCTCCTCGTACCGGGAGCGCGGCGGCGACGTCTTCTCCCGGGCGTCGTCGTCCAGGGCgggcgacgatgacgacgaggaggcgcTCATGTGGGCGGCGCTCGAGAGGCTGCCCACGCACGCCCGCGTCCGCAAGGGCATAGTCGGGGATGACGGCAGCCGCGGTGGTGGCGGGTTCGTCGACGTCGCCGGCCTCGGGTTCCAGGAGCGGACGCGCTTGCTCGACCGGCTCGTGCGCGTCGCCGAGGAGGACCACGAGCGCTTCTTGCACAAGCTCAAGCAGAGGATCGACAG AGTTGGGATCGACTTTCCGACGATCGAAGTGCGATACGACCACCTCAACATCGAGGCGCTGGCACATGTGGGGAACAGAGGCttgcccaccttcatcaacaccacTCTGAATTCtctagag ACATTAGCCAATTTTCTTCGTATAATTCCGAACAAGAAGATACCCATCAACATCCTGCATGATGTCAATGGAATTATCAAGCCAAAGAG GATGACGTTACTATTAGGGCCACCAGGATCTGGGAAGACTACACTGCTTCTTGCTCTGGCAGGGAAACTAGGCTCTGATCTAAAG GTTTCAGGAAAAGTGACATACAATGGGCATGGAAtgaatgagtttgtggctcagagatCAGCAGCTTACATATCCCAACATGACCTCCATATCGCCGAGATGACGGTACGGGAAACCTTGGCCTTCTCAGCCAGATGCCAAGGGGTTGGAAGTAGATACG ACATGCTTACTGAGCTATCAAGAAGGGAGAAAGCCGCAAATATCAAACCAGACCCagatcttgatgtctacatgaAGGCAATATCAGTGGGCGGTCAGGATACAAATATCATCACTGATTACATCCTCAAG ATTTTAGGGCTTGACATTTGCGCTGACACCATGGTCGGAGATGATATGCTGAGAGGAATCTCAGGGGGACAACGCAAACGTGTCACAACTG GTGAGATGATGGTCGGAGCGGAAAGAGCACTGTTCATGGATGAAATCTCCACTGGCCTGGATAGCTCTACCACATACCAGATAGTGAAATCACTTGGACTAATCACCAACATCCTCAGTGGCACAACTGTCATTTCCTTGTTGCAACCTGCACCAGAAACATATAATTTGTTTGATGACATAATCCTCTTGTCGGATGGTCACATTGTGTATCAAGGGCCACGCGAACATGTGCTTGAATTCTTCGAATCCATGGGCTTCAAATGTCCCGACCGGAAAGGCGTTGCCGACTTTTTGCAAGAA GTGACATCAAGGAAAGATCAGCCACAATACTGGGCAAGGAGTAACAGGAGATACCAATACGTCCCAGTCAAGGAGTTTGCCCGTGCATTCCAGGCATTTCATGTTGGCCAGAGTTTATCTGCGGAGCTCTCTCGCCCTTTCGACAGGAGCCAGTGCCACCCTGCTTCACTGACGACCTCGACGTACGGCGCCAGCAAGACAGAGCTGCTGCGTGCGTGCatcgagagggagtggttgctcatgaaaAGGAATATGTTTGTCTACCGCTTCCGGGCTTTTCAG CTTCTGGTAATGACAGTAATCGTGATGACACTGTTCCTGCGCACAAACATGCACCATCGTACGGTTAACGACGGCATTGTTTACCTAGGTGCTCTGTTCTTCGCTATAGTTGCCCACATGTTCAACGGTTTCTCTGAGCTCGCTTTGGCCACCATAAAATTGCCGGTCTTCTTCAAGCAAAGAGATTACCTCTTCTTTCCTGCATGGGCTTACGCCATACCAACTTGGATCCTCAAGATACCGATATCTTGCGTCGAGGTCGCCATCACAGTATTCTTGGGTTACTACGTCATTGGGTTCGATCCAGATGTTGGAAG GTTGTTCAAGCAGTACTTGCTGCTGTTGTTTGTCAATCAGATGGCTGCAGGATTGTTCAGGTTTATCGCAGCATTGGGCAGGACCATGGTTGTTGCAAATACACTGGCGTCCTTCGCACTTCTTGTGCTGCTCGTGCTCAGTGGATTCGTCCTGTCACATC ATGATGTGAAGAAATGGTGGATCTGGGGCTACTGGATGTCACCTCTTCAGTATGCCATGAGTGCCATTGCTGTAAACGAGTTCCTTGGGGATAAATGGCAACGG GTTCTCCAGGGGTCCAACAGAACTCTAGGAATAGATGTGCTCAAGTCCAGGGGCTTTTTCACTGAGGCAAAATGGTACTGGATTGGCGTTGGGGCACTCGTGGGATACGTCATCGTGTTCAACATCCTCTTCACCCTCGCTCTAAGCTACCTTAAAC CGTTGGGGAAATCTCAGCAAATTCTTTCAGAGGATGCACTGAAGGAGAAGCATGCCAATATCACCGGCGAAACTCCTGATGGCTCTATCTCTGCAGCTGCAG GGAACATCAACAGCTCAAGGAGAAATTCTGCCGCCCCAGAAGACAGTGGTAGGAGGGGAATGGTCCTGCCTTTTGCGCCGCTTGCTGTTGCCTTCAACAACATGAGATACTCTGTTGACATGCCTGCG GAAATGAAAGCACAAGGTGTTGATGAAGATAGGCTGCTTCTGCTGAAGGGAGTCAGTGGCAGTTTCAAGCCGGGAGTCCTGACGGCGTTGATGGGGGTTAGTGGCGCCGGCAAGACCACACTGATGGATGTGTTGGCTGGCAGGAAGACTGGAGGCTACATCGAAGGCGACATCTCAATATCCGGCTACCCGAAGAAGCAGGAGACCTTTGCTCGTATCTCGGGTTACTGTGAGCAGAATGACATCCACTCACCAAATGTGACCGTGTATGAGTCCCTGGTCTACTCCGCATGGCTCAGACTGCCTTCCGATGTCGAGTCGGAAACAAGAAAG ATGTTCATAGAGCAAGTGATGGAGCTGGTAGAACTGAATTCACTGAGAGATGCGCTTGTTGGACTGCCTGGAGTGAACGGCCTGTCAACGGAGCAGAGGAAGAGGCTGACGATCGCCGTCGAGCTTGTCGCTAACCCCTCTATAATATTCATGGATGAGCCTACCTCCGGCCTTGATGCCAGGGCCGCGGCTATTGTCATGAGGACGGTGAGGAACACCGTCGACACGGGCAGGACAGTTGTTTGCACCATCCACCAGCCTAGCATCGACATTTTCGAAGCCTTTGATGAG CTGTTCCTGATGAAGAGAGGAGGGGAGGAGATATACGTGGGTCCTCTGGGGCACCAGTCGTGTGACCTCATCCAATACTTTGAG GGAATCGAACGGGTCAGCAAGATCAAACCAGGGTACAATCCGGCGACTTGGATGCTGGAAGTGACCTCACAGGCACAAGAAGACATACTAGGTGTCAGTTTCGCAGAAGTCTACAAGAACTCAGACCTGTACCA GAGAAACCAGAGCATGATCAGGGACATCAGCAGGGCCCCTGCTGGCTCCAAGGATCTCTACTTCCCCACGCAGTACTCGCAGAGCTCCATCACCCAATGCATGGCGTGTCTGTGGAAGCAGCACCTGTCCTACTGGAGGAACCCTCAGTACACCGTGGTccgcttcttcttctccctcgtcgTCGCGCTCATGTTCGGCACCATATTCTGGCAACTTGGGGGCAAGAGGTCGAGGACGCAGGACCTGTTCAACGCGATGGGGTCCATGTACGCTGCGGTGCTCTTCATGGGGATCTCCTACTCGTCGTCGGTGCAGCCCGTGGTGGCGGTGGAGCGGACGGTGTTCTACCGGGAGCGGGCGGCCGGGATGTACTCAGCGCTGCCATACGCGTTCGGACAGGTGGTGGTGGAGCTCCCCTACGTGCTGGTGCAGTCGCTGGCGTACGGGGTGATCGTTTACGCCATGATCGGCTTCCAGTGGGACGTGAAGAAGTTCTGCTGGTACCTCTACTTCATGTACTTCACGCTGCTCTACTTCACCTACTATGGCATGCTCGCCGTAGGGCTCACCCCCAGCTACAACATCGCCTCCATCGTCTCGTCCTTCTTCTACGGCGTGTGGAACCTCTTCTCGGGCTTCGTCATCTCGCGGCCAACAATGCCCGTGTGGTGGAGGTGGTACTCGTGGGTGTGCCCGGTATCATGGACGCTCTATGGGCTGGTGGCCTCACAGTTCGGTGACCTCATGGAGCCTCTCCAGGACAGCGGCGTGCCCATCGACGCCTTCCTCAAGAGCTTCTTCGGATTCCAACACGACTTCCTGGGCGTCGTCGCCGTTGTTACTGCCGGGTTCGCTGTCCTGTTCGCCGTCGCCTTTGGTCTCTCCATCAAGGTGCTCAACTTCCAGAGAAGGTGA
- the LOC119338459 gene encoding ABC transporter G family member 44 isoform X1 has product MDTGEAAFGVASLRLGSSYRERGGDVFSRASSSRAGDDDDEEALMWAALERLPTHARVRKGIVGDDGSRGGGGFVDVAGLGFQERTRLLDRLVRVAEEDHERFLHKLKQRIDRVGIDFPTIEVRYDHLNIEALAHVGNRGLPTFINTTLNSLETLANFLRIIPNKKIPINILHDVNGIIKPKRMTLLLGPPGSGKTTLLLALAGKLGSDLKVSGKVTYNGHGMNEFVAQRSAAYISQHDLHIAEMTVRETLAFSARCQGVGSRYGELKIDQVMVDKLLLSLYNCVLIPDVLVPDMLTELSRREKAANIKPDPDLDVYMKAISVGGQDTNIITDYILKILGLDICADTMVGDDMLRGISGGQRKRVTTGEMMVGAERALFMDEISTGLDSSTTYQIVKSLGLITNILSGTTVISLLQPAPETYNLFDDIILLSDGHIVYQGPREHVLEFFESMGFKCPDRKGVADFLQEVTSRKDQPQYWARSNRRYQYVPVKEFARAFQAFHVGQSLSAELSRPFDRSQCHPASLTTSTYGASKTELLRACIEREWLLMKRNMFVYRFRAFQLLVMTVIVMTLFLRTNMHHRTVNDGIVYLGALFFAIVAHMFNGFSELALATIKLPVFFKQRDYLFFPAWAYAIPTWILKIPISCVEVAITVFLGYYVIGFDPDVGRLFKQYLLLLFVNQMAAGLFRFIAALGRTMVVANTLASFALLVLLVLSGFVLSHHDVKKWWIWGYWMSPLQYAMSAIAVNEFLGDKWQRVLQGSNRTLGIDVLKSRGFFTEAKWYWIGVGALVGYVIVFNILFTLALSYLKPLGKSQQILSEDALKEKHANITGETPDGSISAAAGNINSSRRNSAAPEDSGRRGMVLPFAPLAVAFNNMRYSVDMPAEMKAQGVDEDRLLLLKGVSGSFKPGVLTALMGVSGAGKTTLMDVLAGRKTGGYIEGDISISGYPKKQETFARISGYCEQNDIHSPNVTVYESLVYSAWLRLPSDVESETRKMFIEQVMELVELNSLRDALVGLPGVNGLSTEQRKRLTIAVELVANPSIIFMDEPTSGLDARAAAIVMRTVRNTVDTGRTVVCTIHQPSIDIFEAFDELFLMKRGGEEIYVGPLGHQSCDLIQYFEGIERVSKIKPGYNPATWMLEVTSQAQEDILGVSFAEVYKNSDLYQRNQSMIRDISRAPAGSKDLYFPTQYSQSSITQCMACLWKQHLSYWRNPQYTVVRFFFSLVVALMFGTIFWQLGGKRSRTQDLFNAMGSMYAAVLFMGISYSSSVQPVVAVERTVFYRERAAGMYSALPYAFGQVVVELPYVLVQSLAYGVIVYAMIGFQWDVKKFCWYLYFMYFTLLYFTYYGMLAVGLTPSYNIASIVSSFFYGVWNLFSGFVISRPTMPVWWRWYSWVCPVSWTLYGLVASQFGDLMEPLQDSGVPIDAFLKSFFGFQHDFLGVVAVVTAGFAVLFAVAFGLSIKVLNFQRR; this is encoded by the exons ATGGACACGGGGGAGGCGGCGTTCGGGGTGGCGAGCCTGCGGCTGGGCTCCTCGTACCGGGAGCGCGGCGGCGACGTCTTCTCCCGGGCGTCGTCGTCCAGGGCgggcgacgatgacgacgaggaggcgcTCATGTGGGCGGCGCTCGAGAGGCTGCCCACGCACGCCCGCGTCCGCAAGGGCATAGTCGGGGATGACGGCAGCCGCGGTGGTGGCGGGTTCGTCGACGTCGCCGGCCTCGGGTTCCAGGAGCGGACGCGCTTGCTCGACCGGCTCGTGCGCGTCGCCGAGGAGGACCACGAGCGCTTCTTGCACAAGCTCAAGCAGAGGATCGACAG AGTTGGGATCGACTTTCCGACGATCGAAGTGCGATACGACCACCTCAACATCGAGGCGCTGGCACATGTGGGGAACAGAGGCttgcccaccttcatcaacaccacTCTGAATTCtctagag ACATTAGCCAATTTTCTTCGTATAATTCCGAACAAGAAGATACCCATCAACATCCTGCATGATGTCAATGGAATTATCAAGCCAAAGAG GATGACGTTACTATTAGGGCCACCAGGATCTGGGAAGACTACACTGCTTCTTGCTCTGGCAGGGAAACTAGGCTCTGATCTAAAG GTTTCAGGAAAAGTGACATACAATGGGCATGGAAtgaatgagtttgtggctcagagatCAGCAGCTTACATATCCCAACATGACCTCCATATCGCCGAGATGACGGTACGGGAAACCTTGGCCTTCTCAGCCAGATGCCAAGGGGTTGGAAGTAGATACGGTGAGCTCAAAATTGACCAAGTTATGGTAGATAAATTACTTCTCTCGCTTTATAACTGTGTGCTAATTCCTGATGTACTTGTCCCAGACATGCTTACTGAGCTATCAAGAAGGGAGAAAGCCGCAAATATCAAACCAGACCCagatcttgatgtctacatgaAGGCAATATCAGTGGGCGGTCAGGATACAAATATCATCACTGATTACATCCTCAAG ATTTTAGGGCTTGACATTTGCGCTGACACCATGGTCGGAGATGATATGCTGAGAGGAATCTCAGGGGGACAACGCAAACGTGTCACAACTG GTGAGATGATGGTCGGAGCGGAAAGAGCACTGTTCATGGATGAAATCTCCACTGGCCTGGATAGCTCTACCACATACCAGATAGTGAAATCACTTGGACTAATCACCAACATCCTCAGTGGCACAACTGTCATTTCCTTGTTGCAACCTGCACCAGAAACATATAATTTGTTTGATGACATAATCCTCTTGTCGGATGGTCACATTGTGTATCAAGGGCCACGCGAACATGTGCTTGAATTCTTCGAATCCATGGGCTTCAAATGTCCCGACCGGAAAGGCGTTGCCGACTTTTTGCAAGAA GTGACATCAAGGAAAGATCAGCCACAATACTGGGCAAGGAGTAACAGGAGATACCAATACGTCCCAGTCAAGGAGTTTGCCCGTGCATTCCAGGCATTTCATGTTGGCCAGAGTTTATCTGCGGAGCTCTCTCGCCCTTTCGACAGGAGCCAGTGCCACCCTGCTTCACTGACGACCTCGACGTACGGCGCCAGCAAGACAGAGCTGCTGCGTGCGTGCatcgagagggagtggttgctcatgaaaAGGAATATGTTTGTCTACCGCTTCCGGGCTTTTCAG CTTCTGGTAATGACAGTAATCGTGATGACACTGTTCCTGCGCACAAACATGCACCATCGTACGGTTAACGACGGCATTGTTTACCTAGGTGCTCTGTTCTTCGCTATAGTTGCCCACATGTTCAACGGTTTCTCTGAGCTCGCTTTGGCCACCATAAAATTGCCGGTCTTCTTCAAGCAAAGAGATTACCTCTTCTTTCCTGCATGGGCTTACGCCATACCAACTTGGATCCTCAAGATACCGATATCTTGCGTCGAGGTCGCCATCACAGTATTCTTGGGTTACTACGTCATTGGGTTCGATCCAGATGTTGGAAG GTTGTTCAAGCAGTACTTGCTGCTGTTGTTTGTCAATCAGATGGCTGCAGGATTGTTCAGGTTTATCGCAGCATTGGGCAGGACCATGGTTGTTGCAAATACACTGGCGTCCTTCGCACTTCTTGTGCTGCTCGTGCTCAGTGGATTCGTCCTGTCACATC ATGATGTGAAGAAATGGTGGATCTGGGGCTACTGGATGTCACCTCTTCAGTATGCCATGAGTGCCATTGCTGTAAACGAGTTCCTTGGGGATAAATGGCAACGG GTTCTCCAGGGGTCCAACAGAACTCTAGGAATAGATGTGCTCAAGTCCAGGGGCTTTTTCACTGAGGCAAAATGGTACTGGATTGGCGTTGGGGCACTCGTGGGATACGTCATCGTGTTCAACATCCTCTTCACCCTCGCTCTAAGCTACCTTAAAC CGTTGGGGAAATCTCAGCAAATTCTTTCAGAGGATGCACTGAAGGAGAAGCATGCCAATATCACCGGCGAAACTCCTGATGGCTCTATCTCTGCAGCTGCAG GGAACATCAACAGCTCAAGGAGAAATTCTGCCGCCCCAGAAGACAGTGGTAGGAGGGGAATGGTCCTGCCTTTTGCGCCGCTTGCTGTTGCCTTCAACAACATGAGATACTCTGTTGACATGCCTGCG GAAATGAAAGCACAAGGTGTTGATGAAGATAGGCTGCTTCTGCTGAAGGGAGTCAGTGGCAGTTTCAAGCCGGGAGTCCTGACGGCGTTGATGGGGGTTAGTGGCGCCGGCAAGACCACACTGATGGATGTGTTGGCTGGCAGGAAGACTGGAGGCTACATCGAAGGCGACATCTCAATATCCGGCTACCCGAAGAAGCAGGAGACCTTTGCTCGTATCTCGGGTTACTGTGAGCAGAATGACATCCACTCACCAAATGTGACCGTGTATGAGTCCCTGGTCTACTCCGCATGGCTCAGACTGCCTTCCGATGTCGAGTCGGAAACAAGAAAG ATGTTCATAGAGCAAGTGATGGAGCTGGTAGAACTGAATTCACTGAGAGATGCGCTTGTTGGACTGCCTGGAGTGAACGGCCTGTCAACGGAGCAGAGGAAGAGGCTGACGATCGCCGTCGAGCTTGTCGCTAACCCCTCTATAATATTCATGGATGAGCCTACCTCCGGCCTTGATGCCAGGGCCGCGGCTATTGTCATGAGGACGGTGAGGAACACCGTCGACACGGGCAGGACAGTTGTTTGCACCATCCACCAGCCTAGCATCGACATTTTCGAAGCCTTTGATGAG CTGTTCCTGATGAAGAGAGGAGGGGAGGAGATATACGTGGGTCCTCTGGGGCACCAGTCGTGTGACCTCATCCAATACTTTGAG GGAATCGAACGGGTCAGCAAGATCAAACCAGGGTACAATCCGGCGACTTGGATGCTGGAAGTGACCTCACAGGCACAAGAAGACATACTAGGTGTCAGTTTCGCAGAAGTCTACAAGAACTCAGACCTGTACCA GAGAAACCAGAGCATGATCAGGGACATCAGCAGGGCCCCTGCTGGCTCCAAGGATCTCTACTTCCCCACGCAGTACTCGCAGAGCTCCATCACCCAATGCATGGCGTGTCTGTGGAAGCAGCACCTGTCCTACTGGAGGAACCCTCAGTACACCGTGGTccgcttcttcttctccctcgtcgTCGCGCTCATGTTCGGCACCATATTCTGGCAACTTGGGGGCAAGAGGTCGAGGACGCAGGACCTGTTCAACGCGATGGGGTCCATGTACGCTGCGGTGCTCTTCATGGGGATCTCCTACTCGTCGTCGGTGCAGCCCGTGGTGGCGGTGGAGCGGACGGTGTTCTACCGGGAGCGGGCGGCCGGGATGTACTCAGCGCTGCCATACGCGTTCGGACAGGTGGTGGTGGAGCTCCCCTACGTGCTGGTGCAGTCGCTGGCGTACGGGGTGATCGTTTACGCCATGATCGGCTTCCAGTGGGACGTGAAGAAGTTCTGCTGGTACCTCTACTTCATGTACTTCACGCTGCTCTACTTCACCTACTATGGCATGCTCGCCGTAGGGCTCACCCCCAGCTACAACATCGCCTCCATCGTCTCGTCCTTCTTCTACGGCGTGTGGAACCTCTTCTCGGGCTTCGTCATCTCGCGGCCAACAATGCCCGTGTGGTGGAGGTGGTACTCGTGGGTGTGCCCGGTATCATGGACGCTCTATGGGCTGGTGGCCTCACAGTTCGGTGACCTCATGGAGCCTCTCCAGGACAGCGGCGTGCCCATCGACGCCTTCCTCAAGAGCTTCTTCGGATTCCAACACGACTTCCTGGGCGTCGTCGCCGTTGTTACTGCCGGGTTCGCTGTCCTGTTCGCCGTCGCCTTTGGTCTCTCCATCAAGGTGCTCAACTTCCAGAGAAGGTGA